Below is a genomic region from Phycobacter azelaicus.
CGATCAGTTCCCCGGCAGCTATTGCGGCGTGATCAATCAGGGTACCGGTCGCCGTTACCAGTGCCAGTTCACTTATACCTGCGATGGGCACGAAGAAGTCATTCGTGAAAAGGCTGCTTATGAGCGCGTTGCCAAGGTGGCGCGCCTCGTTCTGGATGGTGTCGAAACCGGCCTGACCGAGGGAGCGACTTACTATCATACGACGGCCGTGCGTCCCCGCTGGAGCAGTCATTTCACCAAGACCGCGCGTATTGGGGTACACCTGTTCTATCGCGACGATCGGTATCGCACTGCTTCTAACAACTGATTTGGGTCTTTGGTGACCCTCGCTGCCGCACAGGGCGTTTTCGGGCGCTGGTGCGGCGCATGCGGGCCTGATATGGACGGCAAAACAAAGGTAGGGTGGACCGCCGCCCAAACGTACAGCCAGACAGAGGCCCGCAGCCATGCCCTCAGAGATCCGTCTCGCATTTGAACACCCTTCCGAACGCTCCATCGCCACGGCCCCCGGTGGTCCGCTCGACAGGATTTCGCTGCGCGATCATCTTGTCGAAGTCGAGATCGGGGCCTTTCAAGCGGAGCGGGGTACAACACAGCGGATCTGTTTCAACGTTGTCGTGGAGGTGGCACCTCTGCCAGCGGACCTTGACGATGATGTCGACCGTATCCTCTCCTATGACAAGGTGACCGAGGCAATCGCCTATGAACTGGCTGCGGAGCGTTTGAACCTACTGGAAACGCTCGCCGAACGTGTGGCAGAGCGGATCCTGTTGGAACCGCAGGCGATCCGATCATTTGTCCGTATTGAAAAACTGGATCGTGGGCCCGGTGCGCTGGGCGTTGAAATCGTGCGCTCCAAGGATCAGGTCAGCCACGTGGTTGAGGAAGAAGAGGTTCCTCACCCCCGCCTCATGTACCTGTCCAATGCTGCGATCGACAGCGACAACCTTGCTGGCTGGATCGACCAGATGGAATGCCGCCAGCGCCCGCTGATCCTTTGTGTCGGGGCGCATCCCTTGCATGTGCCACAGACCGGGCACAAGATGACTCAGCGCCGGATCGACCTCCTTGCCATTGAGCAAAACGCATGGCGTCTGGCCGCACAAGACCATCGCTGCAAGGTGGTTGCCACCCGGACCGAGTTGGACTGGGCCATGAAAAACGGCCAGATCTGTGTTTGGGCGCCTTCCAAGATCGTACTGGATGCGGTGGATGGCCCCTCGGCGGCGCCGTCGGATGCGGTTGCACTTGCCTCGTGGTTTGCGGCAACATTCGAAGCGGAAGAGATGATTGTGATTGGCGCCGAGCTGCCGAGCGAACAGCAGGTGGCCTTGCGCGCCGTGGATGTGGAGCAACGCACGCTTTGACATATTACCGGCCTTTGGTGCAGCACGGTGAAGCCCGCCCGGAAGGCGCGGTGCCTCTGGCGGGCGGGTCCGCCCTTTGGTTTTCCGAAGTGGAGCTTCTCAGCCGGGATGGTCCGCCGCGGCTGATGCCTGCGGGGCTTATTCCCGAAGAGGTGCGTCACCGCTTGAGCTTTCGCCGCGCCGCTATCTGCGGGTTGGACATGACCCAGCCACAAATCATGGGCATTCTGAACGTCACCCCTGACAGTTTCTCGGATGGGGGGCGCCACGCCGAGGTAAAGGCGGCCTCTGCCGCCGCTCTGCGCATGGTCGAGGAAGGCGCCACCATCATTGATGTGGGCGGAGAATCCACCCGCCCTGGCGCCGATTTCATCCCCGAAGAGGAAGAGATCGCCCGCACAGTCCCAGCGATCGAGGCCATTCGGGCATCCTCCTCTGTTGCGATCTCCATCGACACGCGTAAAGCACCGGTTGCGGTAGAGGCGTTGGAGGCCGGTGCCGGGCTGATCAATGATGTCTCGGGTTTCACTTTCGACGCGGCGCTGGCTCCCGTGGCGGCACAGGCGGGTGTTCCGGTCTGCGTGATGCATGCGCAGGGCGATCCAGCTACGATGCAAGAGGCGCCGAGCTATGACAATGTGCTGCTCGACGTTTATGATTTCCTTTCAGAGCAGGTGGACCGGCTTGAGGCGATTGGCGTCTTGCGCGATCAGATCGTCATCGATCCCGGCATCGGCTTTGGCAAGACGTTGGAGCATAACCTGGCCCTGTTGCGGGGACTAAGCCTGTTTCACGGGCTGGGCTGTCCGGTTCTTCTGGGTGTGTCGCGAAAAGGCTTCATTGGGAAGATCGGCGCCGCCGCGCAGGCCGATCAGCGTGCACCGGGTTCGATCGCAGTGGGGCTTGCTGGCCTCGCTCAGGGTGTGCAGATCCTGCGCGTGCATGATGTAGCAGACACCGTGCAGGCCGTGCGGCTGTGGCAGGCGGTGCGCTGAGCGTTACTGCCCTCGCCCGAACAGCCGTCTGAGCGCGCCGTACTGGCTTAACCCCATACCGCTCAGGATTAGGGCAAGCGCTACCAAAAGACTGGCCGGAAGTGGTTCGTTGAGGAAGACAGCGCCCAGCACCACCGACCACACCGGCACCTGATAGCTGGTGAGGCTCATGAATGTCGGGCCTGCACCGCGAATCACCAAGACCCTCAAAAAGGCGGCGCCAGCGGTTGGAAACAGACCGAGAATGGCGAGATAGCCCAGCGTTTGCAGATCTACCGAGGGCGGCGACCCTTCGATCATCCAGGCGGCGGGCAGGATGAGGAGCGTTCCGATCGCCAAAGGGATTGCAGCAAGGCCAACCGGGTCCACTGGAGGCAGGCGTCGCGTAAGGATTGAAGAGGCCGCATAGCAGGCCACTGCCGCAAGGCAGGCTAGGCGGCCCAGTGGCTCCATCGCGTCGCCGGTGCTGTCAAAGGCCTGACCTCCGAACAGGAGGGCAACTCCTGCAAAGCCGATCAGGAAGCCGGCCAGTCTGCGCAGGCTCATCTGCTCGCCGGGGATAAAGACATGCGCCAGTGGTAACACCATCAGCCCGATCCCGGCCATGGTCACCCCGGTAAAGCCAGAGGTTACATATTGCTGCCCCCAACTGATCAGAGAGAAGGGCACAAGTGTGTTCAGAAGGCCAAGAAGCAACAGAACAGGCCAGTTCGTCTGCTCCTTGAACAAGGGAAACCCGCGCGCGCCCCAGATGCCCCACAAAAGCAGGGCCGCAAAACCGATCCGCCCGGCGGTCAGCCAGAAGGGAGTAATTCCCTCCAGCGCCAGTTCGATCACCATGAAGGTCGCCCCCCAGATGAACCCCAGCGTGGCGGTCATCAGCCAATAGCGTCCTGCGATTTCGGGCATCTCTTCCTCAAGCCTGCATCGGCGTGACATGACCTGGCAAAAATGGTGAGGTCAACCAATTTTTGATTGGTCCGGAATTGACAGCCGTCTGCACTAGCTGGCGACACCAGCGCGTCGGCGGGGCGCGCGGCTCAGTAAAAGACCGCCAAGGATCAGGGCAAGGGCAGCAAACAGCTGCGGCGGCACGGCTTCGTTCAAAAGTAGCGCACCGAACAGGACTGACCAGACCGGAACCTGGTAGTTCACGGTGGACAAAAAGGCCGGTCCGGCGCTGCGGGCGATCTGCACCAGAAGGATCTGCGCCAGCGCGGTCGGGAACAGGCCAAGGTAGAGGATTGCCATCATCGGGCGTGCCTCGGGGAGTGACGGGACGCCTTCCTGTAGCAGTGCAACGGGTACGATCAGGACGCTTGCACATATCAGGGCGGCGGCCGACAGTGACAGCATGTTCACGGAAGGTGCCAGCCGGGTCACTATCGCACCGATGGCATAACAGAGCGCAGCCCCCACGCAGGCAAGGCGCGCGAGGGATTCAAAATCGGTGCCAGCGCTACTGAGGGCATCCAGGCCAATCAGAACCAGAACGCCCGCAAAGCCGGTCAGAAACCCGATGCTGCGGCGCAGGGTCATGGCCTCTCCGGGCACAAGGAGATGCGCCAGTGGCAGCACGAACAATGGCACCACCGCCATGCAGACCCCGGCAAAACCGCTGGCCACATAGGTCTGTCCCCAACTGAGCAGGGCAAAGGGAACGGCGTTGCTGAACATGCCCATGCCAAGGGCTGACAGCCAGATCAGACGTCCGGTTCCGGTATTGATCGGCGGCAGGTGCAGGCCCATCACGCGCAGGATGGTCAGCAGGCTTAGGGCGCCGATGGCAATGCGCGCTGCTGCGATGGTCACCGGGCCGACGTCTGCAAGCGCGACCGAGACCGCCATGAAGGACGCACCCCAGATCATTCCTAGGAACAGAAGTTTGATCCAGTTGAGTGTGCCCGCGCCGTGCTGCATTTGAAATCTCCAAAGAAAATGGGCGCCCCGATGAAATGGAGCGCCCTTGCAGAGGAATAAGGCGACGGGCAAAGCCCGCCAAGCCCAAAGTGGCGCCTTAGTTCTTGTCTTTATCGACCAGCTTGCCGGCCGAGATCCAGGGCATCATGTCGCGCAGTTTCTTGCCGACCTGTTCGATCTGGTGTTCGTCGTTGTGGCGACGGGCGGCCTTGATGGTGGGCTGACCCACGGCGTTCTCCAGCATGAAGTCACGCACAAACTTGCCGGTCTGGATGTCCGACAGGGTTTCCTTCATCGCCTTCTTGGTCTGCTCGTAGGGCAGGATGCGCGGGCCGGTGACATACTGGCCGTATTCGGCAGTGTTGGAGATCGAGTAGTCCATGTTGGCGATGCCGCCTTCATAGATCAGGTCCACGATCAGCTTGGTTTCGTGCAGACACTCGAAATAGGCCATCTCGGGCGCGTAGCCTGCTTCGACCAGGGTTTCGAAACCGCAGCGGATCAGCTCGACGATACCACCACATAGAACCGCCTGCTCACCGAAGAGGTCGGTTTCGCATTCTTCGCGGAAATTGGTCTCGATGATGCCCGAACGGCCGCCACCGATGGCGGAGCAGTAGGACAGGCCGATTTCCAGCGCCTTGCCGGTTGCATCGGTGTCAACGGCCACCAGGCAGGGCACGCCGCCGCCTTTGGTGTATTCGCCGCGCACGGTGTGGCCGGGGCCTTTGGGGGCCATCATGATGACGTCGACGCCTTCTTTCGGCTCGATCAGGCCGAAGTGCACGTTCAGACCGTGGGCAAATGCGATGGCTGCACCGGGACGGATGTTGTCGTGGACGTATTTCTTGTAGGTCTCTGCCTGAAGTTCATCGGGCATGGTGAACATGATGACGTCGCACCAGGCTGCCGCTTCGGCGATACCCATGACCTGCAGACCTTCGGCTTCGGCTTTCTTGGCCGAGGCGGAGCCTTCGCGCAGGGCGACGACAAGGTTCTTGGCGCCGCTGTCGCGCAGGTTCAGGGCGTGGGCGTGGCCCTGCGATCCGTAGCCCAGGATGGCTACTTTCTTGTCCTTGATCAGGTTCACATCGCAGTCGCGGTCGTAGTAAACGCGCATGTCAAAATCCTCCGGTTGACGTTTGAGGCAGAGCATAAGGGGGCAGAGAGCAAAGGCGATGGGTTTTGACGCGTAATTCCGCCCATTTTCGGAGTAGTCATTCGTCAGATGATACAATACTGATTGAATCATGCTT
It encodes:
- the ilvC gene encoding ketol-acid reductoisomerase, yielding MRVYYDRDCDVNLIKDKKVAILGYGSQGHAHALNLRDSGAKNLVVALREGSASAKKAEAEGLQVMGIAEAAAWCDVIMFTMPDELQAETYKKYVHDNIRPGAAIAFAHGLNVHFGLIEPKEGVDVIMMAPKGPGHTVRGEYTKGGGVPCLVAVDTDATGKALEIGLSYCSAIGGGRSGIIETNFREECETDLFGEQAVLCGGIVELIRCGFETLVEAGYAPEMAYFECLHETKLIVDLIYEGGIANMDYSISNTAEYGQYVTGPRILPYEQTKKAMKETLSDIQTGKFVRDFMLENAVGQPTIKAARRHNDEHQIEQVGKKLRDMMPWISAGKLVDKDKN
- a CDS encoding DMT family transporter, with the protein product MQHGAGTLNWIKLLFLGMIWGASFMAVSVALADVGPVTIAAARIAIGALSLLTILRVMGLHLPPINTGTGRLIWLSALGMGMFSNAVPFALLSWGQTYVASGFAGVCMAVVPLFVLPLAHLLVPGEAMTLRRSIGFLTGFAGVLVLIGLDALSSAGTDFESLARLACVGAALCYAIGAIVTRLAPSVNMLSLSAAALICASVLIVPVALLQEGVPSLPEARPMMAILYLGLFPTALAQILLVQIARSAGPAFLSTVNYQVPVWSVLFGALLLNEAVPPQLFAALALILGGLLLSRAPRRRAGVAS
- the folP gene encoding dihydropteroate synthase; the encoded protein is MTYYRPLVQHGEARPEGAVPLAGGSALWFSEVELLSRDGPPRLMPAGLIPEEVRHRLSFRRAAICGLDMTQPQIMGILNVTPDSFSDGGRHAEVKAASAAALRMVEEGATIIDVGGESTRPGADFIPEEEEIARTVPAIEAIRASSSVAISIDTRKAPVAVEALEAGAGLINDVSGFTFDAALAPVAAQAGVPVCVMHAQGDPATMQEAPSYDNVLLDVYDFLSEQVDRLEAIGVLRDQIVIDPGIGFGKTLEHNLALLRGLSLFHGLGCPVLLGVSRKGFIGKIGAAAQADQRAPGSIAVGLAGLAQGVQILRVHDVADTVQAVRLWQAVR
- a CDS encoding DMT family transporter is translated as MPEIAGRYWLMTATLGFIWGATFMVIELALEGITPFWLTAGRIGFAALLLWGIWGARGFPLFKEQTNWPVLLLLGLLNTLVPFSLISWGQQYVTSGFTGVTMAGIGLMVLPLAHVFIPGEQMSLRRLAGFLIGFAGVALLFGGQAFDSTGDAMEPLGRLACLAAVACYAASSILTRRLPPVDPVGLAAIPLAIGTLLILPAAWMIEGSPPSVDLQTLGYLAILGLFPTAGAAFLRVLVIRGAGPTFMSLTSYQVPVWSVVLGAVFLNEPLPASLLVALALILSGMGLSQYGALRRLFGRGQ
- a CDS encoding dihydroneopterin aldolase, coding for MPSEIRLAFEHPSERSIATAPGGPLDRISLRDHLVEVEIGAFQAERGTTQRICFNVVVEVAPLPADLDDDVDRILSYDKVTEAIAYELAAERLNLLETLAERVAERILLEPQAIRSFVRIEKLDRGPGALGVEIVRSKDQVSHVVEEEEVPHPRLMYLSNAAIDSDNLAGWIDQMECRQRPLILCVGAHPLHVPQTGHKMTQRRIDLLAIEQNAWRLAAQDHRCKVVATRTELDWAMKNGQICVWAPSKIVLDAVDGPSAAPSDAVALASWFAATFEAEEMIVIGAELPSEQQVALRAVDVEQRTL